Within the Aspergillus luchuensis IFO 4308 DNA, chromosome 5, nearly complete sequence genome, the region GACCTCGTTAACGGTAACATTGACAAAGAGGTTCGCCAGGGGGAGACCCAAAAAGCAGAGCTCCGGAAGTCCGTCACCAAAACAGGTGTTGACGGACTCAGCTCTAGCGATCAGCGTGAGATGGATATGGATGTCCAGTTGTTCGGACAAACATCGTCTTCCGACTATCATTCACCATCCAGTCTCCTGGATGCCATGGAGAAGGCCATCTCGGACATTGACCGTCAAGTTTCTGAGACCGATGAGGAAGCAACAGCGATCTTGACTATGCTCAACAACACGGTCGGAGAAATGAGCGACTTGCGCTACGGCAAGATGCAAGGCCCCGCCGGCACAAGCGGCGAAGACATGGTAAATGAAGCCATCCGAGGCTTGGGTCATTTGGAAGATGCGTGCTATCGTAAAACTTGAGCCGTATATGGCAGACGCATTACTATTATCGAGGATAATCTTCTCACCTCCACCTGCCTAATTGTCAGGCACGAATAACTTGCCTGCCTGCTCGAGTTGCATTGGCCAGATGCCGCAAAGCAACACTGCAGCACGGGTACATACATTGTGTAAGACCAATGTGCTCCAGCTCGGCAAGGCCTCTGCTTCCTTGGACTAGACTCCCTTGAATGTTGGCAACCATTGGCCCTTCTCTCAGAACCTGGCCAACCGCATGTACGTGCATATGGGTGATGATTCAGACAGGATCATACCGGGTTTGGGGGCCGGTAGAACAAGTCAACAGCACGAGATCGAAGACTTCGATGAGGCTAATACCCTATTCAGCTATCAAATTGACCTCTACCATCGCTTCCCCAGCTTCAAAAGACATAAAATCTGTAGCCTGTAGCTTGTAGACTATCTTGGCGTGCTTAAATACAAGCTCTTAAGCCATGTGCAACTTCCAAAGCCGCCTTCACGGCACTACATCCCAAAGAGGAAATGCCGATAAGATACGAGATTGGCGTGACGCGCTAATCTTAATCTCTCTTTTCGCGACCTCCAATTCCAAAGCCCAATTGCCACGCCCTCGATATCCTACTTTATACACTCTCCTCGTACGAAAACAACGAGCTCAGCTTCTTTCCCACAAAACACCTTTTTTTCGAACGACAGTAATTCAAAAATGCCATCAatacctctccaccctcgcGCGTCCAATCCCTCCGCACGCGTCAacaatcccctcccccagCTTCTGCAAACCCCCTCCGGTCTCGCCCTTCTCGAACTCCAAGGCACTATCAATATCCCCTCGCAAGAAAACAGCGAAAACAATGAGTCGTCAGGTTCATCACCCGCCGGTCCCGGCAATCCCAATGGTGCCCCCGTGTTCGAAACCCCCATCGGC harbors:
- a CDS encoding Cnl2/NKP2 family protein (COG:S;~EggNog:ENOG410PS5C;~InterPro:IPR018565;~PFAM:PF09447;~go_component: GO:0000776 - kinetochore [Evidence IEA]); its protein translation is MAPTESSILGNFLLSPAPLPTIMSLQQFTELFPKRLRSHPHIRALYRELQELRENDMDLVNGNIDKEVRQGETQKAELRKSVTKTGVDGLSSSDQREMDMDVQLFGQTSSSDYHSPSSLLDAMEKAISDIDRQVSETDEEATAILTMLNNTVGEMSDLRYGKMQGPAGTSGEDMVNEAIRGLGHLEDACYRKT